The nucleotide window TGCAACTAATATGGCTTCTATGTGTCTGGGTTGTTTGGAATGAACGAAATAACCGTCTGTTTAATCATGTTGTTACCCCCATCCCTTGTTTACTTGATAAGGTTAAGTTGATGTCTTTAGGTtggctgaaagctaaaaaagcTACCTTTGTTTTTGGAACTCAACAGTGGTGGTCAAgccctcttgtttgtttgggtattggctaaTGTTTTTCAGTTGTGTCTTGTTTGTAACCGTTGTAACTCTTAGTTTCTGAGGTAGTCTCtaaggcacaccttgtgcgttTGGGACTGCCCTATTTcgtatataattttattttggcttgttcaaaaaaaaaactttaacttCTTTCTTAAAACActtaattttaactttattttaaaatagcttTTAAACTGTAAAAAAGTCAGGCCAAACGATTCCAAAGTAAAATAATATCGCGAGACATAAATTGAAACATGATATATATACTTTTCAGTACATAAATGAaagccaaaaatataatttaaccaaaaaaaaaaattgacaaaatttaACCAAAATTTTGATCACTATAAATCTACCATCTTTCGTTTTTGATTCCGTTATATACGCAACCTTTAAAAACGAGGATGAgtgcttccttaaaaaaaaaaaaagcagagaAAGAAACACTAGCAAAGCATAAACATAGTTGAAAATTTGAGCCATATTTTTCTTAATGTATATCCTTTTTTGTTTACACTTTGAATGTATATCTAAAATATCAAGTTTTGTTTAACcattttataagtaaaatttaattctttggtaacatcaattaaataatcttccttcaataaaaatcaattaaatagtttGTTTATCTTTTAAGAATTGTAAGAAAGCATTTATTAAATTGAAGTTATTGTTAAATGTCTCTAATGTAGATTAGTGTGACATATTTGTCCTTTAGCTCACTAAATTGATCAGTTAAACATAATAAAGATCTTAAATCAACCTTTTTATGCTCTTCAaagattctttatttttttaagggacaaaatcccaaaattaaagagaaataataGTGATGAAGGTAATTGTTTTTTAGCTTTGATAATTATGCATTGAAGAGGTgagaaaacatatttatttatagattaaaattacaataagaTGATTTTTTCGGTTTAGAAAATGATACGATCGTAAATTAATACATATCTAATGTGAAAATTacatgatttgttttgttgttgatgtggaCCCTCCAATTCCTCAGAGAAAAAGGCCCAAATCATTGAGAGTTTGGTCGGGAGTTAAAtaaagtatgtttaagaattgtTTTCTGGATTGTCTGGAACAATTCATCATAGGGGAGCTATTTAACCATTAGAGTCAAATCACTTGGTTAACAATTGCATGAGTTGATCAAagtgttaaataagtttttggtttgtataaatatcaagatCCCTACAATGTTTTCTGTAAGCAAATTTAGACCTTGCCTAAATGTCCCAATTTATGTAATAAGATAAGAaactttttcattcaattaaGCGATGACATTTATATCTTAtcttaaaaaatttgaatgaaataaattaaaatgactTACATTTGAAGAAACgtttacaaaatatttataagttCATAAATGTACAACTTTTAAATAAATCCTAAATCTAGACGACTGATTGTGAGCAGACATCTACTAACACTTTGGAATAGAttatacacaaaaaataatattaaaatgagATATTGACTATCAAAATAATCTTATTACTAAAATTGAGATGTTACACTATTACAATGAGGTAAAGATACCGTATGTcctggttttttttctttctacttcTTTATAATTATAAGGAGAAGgcaggccaaacacaatatcaattaaatatttattaaaaaaattattttttttaaaatgcataaaattaaatagaatGAGCTTTGTCCAAAAATTgttcaaaggaattttagaaCTACTTAATACGGCAAGCTTAAATTCTTCTCCATTCATACACCCTCTTGATTCACGATGAcaccatttcttttatttttttaatattatatttaaaacaaattttccaTTTAATCTTATTCATGTTGTGCATCTTTActcatttaatttattcatgtttGACACCTTTACAGTACCTCCAAGCCTCCAAGGTTACATGTAAAATATATAaggcatataagtgtctaaaaCACAATTATTAGGATATATtggaattattaattaaagtggctAATTATATCATTCAATAATCTTTTGACATTTCAATTGTGTTGGCATCTCATAACTGTCTCCTATGGTTTACAACattctaaaattattattaataaactaGCGTTAAGACAGATAGTAACATgttcatgtttttgtttttctattgcacttaaattttatgattattttatcatatttgattatttatttttataatattcataattaaataaagattagtttatattgtttttagtaTGGTGAAATTGTTCCTATTATAACCAGATTTAATTGATTCTTTTAAATACATTTCCCGGCCTTTTGGCTAAGATCAAGTGTAATATCTGTTCTTATCAATTTAATATCTGATATGTGGTCCAATAGATTACACGATattaaattatacttttttgaGGGAGATAAACCATTTCATAGTTTGCTGCTGGACTTCTCATGTATCGCTCATGCGTTGCACTAGTGCATGAGCCTTGCGCACCCCACAGAAAATGAAAGCTGACGCAATAAAGTTTGGATGGCAAGGGGTAATGACTTTTTTCTTTTGCGATTTTAGGGCAATCCTTTTACTGTTCATCACCACTTTTCTTCCCCTTTCCTTCCCTTGAAGCAACCTAGCCTAGCCTACCACCACCAACAACCACTAATTATGTCTTCATCCACTTCAAAAAACTTCCTTATACCGTGGCATTGTTTGATTTCATCTTCCGATCCACCTTTTCCATCAATCACCGACCTTAAGACCAAACCCACCCCTTCGGCAGAAACCAAAACCCAGCAGAAATCTTTTTCTCAGGCGGTTAATAACGTTTGCGATGTTCCTTTAAGCCAACTCCCTCAACCTTGCATAAAGGGGGAGATTACGTAGAATGGAAAGATCTTTTGGACATTACGTACATGTTTTAGTTGATATGGAACTGAATAAGGATTTGGTACACAGGATTCTAGtagaaagaaagggatttgcTTTTTTTGTTGACATTGAGTATGAAGCATTACCTGATTTTTGTACTAATTGTCAAGTGACTGGACATCATGTTCAAATTTGCAAGAAATTGAAAGCACAAGATGGTAATCATGATCCACAGAAGGTGCGGGGTAAGGCAAAGATTAGACCGGAATGGGTCTCTAAAAGACCTAATACTAAACAACCTGAGGCTGTTCCCATTGAAAAGTCTGTAACCAAATCTCCAGCAAGAAGCAAGGATGATTTAGCACTTGACAATCTGAAATTAATGAGGCCATTGAGGCACGCAATGCAGCCTTTGCTAGGAAAAGTGCATAACCGAACAATTCTTCCAATACTCCAAATCAGATTATTCATGAGGTTAGTGGTGATAGTTCTGAGTTTGTGTTGTGAGTTAGAATCTTCAAGTAAAAGTCTGGATAGTGTTCCTTCTAGACCTGAATTAGCTCAACAAGACATATATTTTCTCAAAGAATCTTGGACAAATCTAGAAACATCAAAAGCAATTACTTTAAATCAGGAAGGTTTTCTTGCGATGCAAATAATTCCTGTCAATGTTCATGCTGCTCAACAAACTCAGCAAAACcctattgttgatgatgaaggcTTTCAACAGGTTATTTCAAAAGGAACTAAAAGAAAGCTCTGAAAGTTGCTTCTTTAAAGAGCAACTACACTACCAGATCAAAGGTTGGATCATCCACACCTTTGAAATAAAGTGCCTTTTTTGGAATTTAAGGGGACTAGCTAACTCCCCCACAAAGTTAGCCCTGAAGAAgctttttcttttgcatataTAAACCAGACATGTGTTTCATTGCAGAACCATGGATTCAGGtctcaaaaatttcaaaattttggcTTGACAGGTTGGGGTTGAAGCTAGTTTGTGTAAATAAAAGGGGGAACCTTCTTCCAAACCTGTGGTGCTTTTGTGTTAAAAATCTTAATCCTGATATTATAGATGTGGATGATTAGCAAATCACCATTAACCTGGAGATGAATGGTTAGATATTGGGTCTGACCGGTGTTTATGCTTCAAACAGTCAGATGAAACGGAAAGAACTCTGGGAAAAATTGAAACTAATCCAACATGCTTCTAATACTCCCTGGTGCTGTATAAGTGATTTCAACACCATTCTTGGTGCTCATGAACAAAAAAGTAGATACAGAGTCCATGAAGCTACTATGAAAGATTTTCAAGATTGGACTAATTCCAATAATCTCATTCATATTCACACAAGAGGTTCTAGCTATACCTGGTCCAATGGCAGAAGTAGTAGATTTCACATTCAAAGAAGGCTGGATCGCACAATATGTAATCATGAATGGTATGCTGCTTGTAACTTAGTAACATGTTCTACCCTCACTAAGCTTAGGTCTAACCATTACCCTTTATTGTTAGAATTCAAAAATGATGAATGCTTGTTTATATCTCAATTTAAATTTCTGAaaatcactacaagaaaataagGAAATTGCGACACTTCATCTGCGACCCATGCCTTGCAACTGCCTCAAATGCATTTTTGCAACAGTTGTTGCGGCTGTTTGAGTGAACTGTCGCAGGGTTTGTTTCTTAATTAATTAGGAGCCGcgtttttattttcattccccCGCATACCCAATTTTCTTTCCCCCCATTGTCACTTTCCCAAATCTCTCAAATCTTCATCTCATTTTCAAATCCCCCTTTTCTACTGCAAAACCTAACCTCCAAATCTCTCAAATCTCCATCTCACCGTTGCTCACTCAGAATGAGAAAACCTAACCCCCAAAACCTAACACGAGATTCACAGCAAAACCTAGCATGAATCAAACAATCGGTGCACACTCATTCACTCAATCTCAGAATCACAAAACCTAACCCCAACAATCGGTGCTCAAACGGAAACGGAAACGGAACTCAATCAATCAGAACTCAGCTCACTCAATCGGAACTCAATCTCAGAATCGGAACTCagctcactcactcactcactcaatCGGAACTCAAACGGTACTCAAAAGGTGCTCACTCACTCTTTGTTCTCCACCAAATCTTCTcgataatttctgtttttattttttattttttaaagaatttttagtttttttttttgttgatttcagtgattgttgttgttaataTGCTGAGAAATtctattgttgttttttatttcattcttcTGGCTGTATTTATTTCAATGTGATTTTGTATGCACATTGAATTTGAatacaacaaaatcaaataatttgaatattttaataagctgagatatttttttatgatatgacGAGACAATTCTTTTagtgttatttgattaaatttttgcTTGTTCCTTGTGTGGTTATATGGAAATTTATGTGGAAAAAAATATCCATAAGTTGAAATGATGTACATTGAGCGATCTGTGGATGAATGTTTTTGTTCTGGTATCTTTAAAGTTCTGGTTTTCTGCTATCTGCATTGCACTACCTCATGAAACAATGATGTCCTATTTTTCAATGACTTTGAACCCATGAATCAGTATCTTAAGTATCTTAAACCAATCAAATATGAAGTAGACATGTTTGGATCAAGTTATGAGATGAAGAAGTATCAATATTTTTAGAGGATATGAATGTATagttatttttacttattttttccttaaaatggTTGTGACATATGAGTTGTGAGTATAGGGAAGACATAAATTATGTGTATGGAtgtgatgaagttcatcttcCAATTTAAAGTGAACAACTACTTTGAATAACAACTTAATTTGGTTCGCAAGTGATTGTGTGTGTGGCTGATATCTATATGATTTGTGAGTTTTTTGCTGCTTATTGTTGAGTGCAGCTGTTTACTGCTGAATGCTGAGTGCAAATGTCTGCTGCTGATTGCTGAGTGCAGTTATTTAGTGTGTCAATATGTAAGACATCAAGTGCTCATTGCTGGCAACAGCTCTGTTATGATGCAGCTGTTTTGGGGGATATGTTAGCTCtgttatgtattttgttttcattGGGCAGTTTGCAACTTCTGCTCCATTTGTACTCTACACATCTATGTCCTGAATTATTGTTGCTTGTCATTACAAgtcaaaaattgttttatacTGTTTCTGTCTCCAGACGTTAGTCAGGTATCTTCTTCAACAGACTATAGTTGATACAGTTACATGTCTAGAAAATTAACCGAGTCCATCGTTACAGGTGTGATGGTTTTAGCGCTCACATCTGCTCCATTGGAACTCCACATACATAGTGCATTTTGCCACATTTCTTTTCACTTTTAAACAACAGCATTGAATACTAGGATTATGTTCAATTTGTTCTTTCTATGTCAATTAAAATGTTTGTGCTATCTGACAGatgtttcaaaatttaaagaaatttatAATGCAGCGTACGTaattaaattttacaatttaCGCTATGTGCAACTGAATTATAATTGTCTGAAATACAATTCTTGTTGTTTGTAACATTGAAGAACAATGGTTTTGATACGATCTAACAGTTTGGCCTTATTTTGATACTTGTAATTcggaaaatatttcaaaattgaaacTACTTGTTGTCCCTACGTTTAGTATTTGAAATGCTAGCTATATGCAGAGTTACTAAATGAATGTGATGTTGTGTTTGGTGTTCATGGAGCTGCACTGACACATTTTATGTTCAGGAAACCAAGTTTTGTGttcattcaaattgtgttcattcAAATTGTTCAATTCAAATTCATTCAACTTCATATTGCTTGCTATTCTAATTGAGT belongs to Medicago truncatula cultivar Jemalong A17 chromosome 6, MtrunA17r5.0-ANR, whole genome shotgun sequence and includes:
- the LOC112422498 gene encoding uncharacterized protein; this translates as MERSFGHYVHVLVDMELNKDLVHRILVERKGFAFFVDIEYEALPDFCTNCQVTGHHVQICKKLKAQDGNHDPQKVRGKAKIRPEWVSKRPNTKQPEAVPIEKSVTKSPARSKDDLALDNLKLMRPLRHAMQPLLGKVHNRTILPILQIRLFMRLVVIVLSLCCELESSSKSLDSVPSRPELAQQDIYFLKESWTNLETSKAITLNQEGFLAMQIIPVNVHAAQQTQQNPIVDDEGFQQVISKGTKRKL